GAGATCGCATACTTTAAGCCCTTTTTCAGCTGCCATGGTTATTGTCTGGCTTCCTCGTTCTTTTCCAGCTTCTCCTTGATTCTCCTGATCAGACCGGGATACTTCTCCTTGCTGATCACCCGGGTGAATTCAGTCCGGTAATTTCTCACCAGACTTACGCCCTCGATATCCACATCATAAACAAACCATTCCCCGTTATTCAGGTAGAGTTTGTAGTTAATCGGTATCTCCTGATTGTTTTTGACCACGTTCGAGTAAACCACGGCCCGGTCGCCGCTCTTCTCGTCGAGGAGTACTTTGGGATAAACAACCTGCTCATCCGAGTAGGCCTCGACTCTGCCGATATAGGTGTTTTTCAGCAACTCGGAGAAAAGTTTCTGGAATTCTTCCTGCTCAGCCGCAGTTCTCTCCTTCCAGTTCCTGGCAAGAGTTCTTTTCGACATCTCCCGGAAATCAAAGCGCTTCTCGACCTCGGCCATAATCACATTTCTCCGCTCTTCCTTCTTCTCCGGCGCGGAAAAGCTTTCATCCCTCATTATCGTCAGAATCCGGTCAACAGTTTCCCTGATCTGTTCCATGGGGCCCATATTTACCGCGCCTGCTCCGGTTGCCAGAGTTATCATGATAAAAACAATGATGATGGCGACAACTTGCCCAACAATCGATCTGCTTACTTGCATTTTCTCTCTCCTGAAGCGCTGGTCCCTGAAAATTTAATCAATGTATTACACAGCCTAAGGTTCTCAACAAATCACTTTTTGTCGTTTATCTGACTGCGTCTTTTTGCATAATAAGCATCCCGCAAAGCCCCGTAAGGATCCAGGGTGGCTTCCTTGAAACTTTCATAATCACCAAGCTTTAACGAAGTGGTGTTGATCTGATTGACCGACTTCGCTCCGGTCACAACCTTAAATCCTTCCTCATCATTGAAGGCAAGATATGAAAACGGATCGAGGAAGTAATCACCGGCCATCCCGATCGAGTCTCGAACATTGGAAGGACCAAAAAATGGCCAGCAGATGTAAACCCCCTCTCCTATACCGAACTTGCCCAGAGTCTGCCCCATATCTTCCGGACTCGGTTTCAGGTCGAACCAGTTACGGGCAGGATCCCAGAGGCCGACCACCCCTGCGGTGGAGTTGATCACGAACCGGGTCACTTCCGTTCCACTTTCGGCAATCTTCCCCTGGAGAAGACTGTTGACAAAACGGGCAGGCATTTTCAGATTCCTGAAAAAATTTCCGACACACTCCCTTGCCGGCTCGGGAACCACAAATGAATATCCTCGGGCAACTGGCCGAAGCAGCCAGAAATACAACTTGTCATTAAAGGTGAAAAAAAAGCGGTTGACCGGTTCGAGCGGATCGTAAACCTGCTCCGGCTCATCTTCGAGCCAGTCGTCGTCAAGCGCGGCGAACTCCCTGGCCACCTGATCGCCGCCACCCTGATTTTCCTGGGCACACAAGGGGAGAGCAATAAGAACAATCCCCAGAAGGACTGCCGCAAAAAAGAGCTTTTTCACCAGGCCATGATCACGGACCAATACCAAGAGAGAGTTGTTCATGTCCTAGACATCACCAAAAATATATTTACTGACAAGCTCTTCAAGGTCGATGGCCGACTCTGTTTCAGAGATCACATCGCCGTCTTTCAAATGATCTTCAGAACCACCCTGGATGATTCTTATGTATTTGTCACCGATTATCCCCATGGTCCGGACCGAGGCAATCGCATCTTCGGTGATCCTCACATCCTCACCAATCTTCATCGTGACCCTGGCGCGGTCATTCTCACCAAGATCTATGGATGCAATCCTGCCGATATTCACCCCCGCTATCTCAAGCACGGCGCCGGTTTTCAGCCCGGAGATGCTGTCAAACTCCGCACTGAGGGTATAACTCTTCTCCCGGGCAAAGATCGAAAATTCACCAAGCTGGACCGACAGGTACACAAAACATAGAAAACCGGCGATCATAAATAAACCGACTGAAATTTCAACACTGATCTTTTTCATGTTCAACCCTGATTTTTATAAATAACTGACTCTCACCAAATATTTCATTGCTAAAAAAAAGCACGGCGGGAGAGGAGTTTCCCCACCGCTTACTATTCCATCTCCTTACTGAGGTACAGATGTCCCATGGTTGTTTTCACAAAGGCCTGGATTTCCGGAACCTCGCAGAGCTGGATCTCCTCCGGATCATCAAAAGTGACCAGCTTGCTGCGATTTAATACCACCACCTGATCAGCCAGGTTGAAAACCTTGGGGATATCATGACTGACGATGACCGCTGTAAACCCGAACTTCTCCTGGGTCTCATAAAAAAGCTGGTAGATCTCTCTCGTTTTTTCCGGATCAAGACCGGTTGTCGGTTCGTCAAAGAGCATGATTTCCGGCTGCAGCATCAGAG
The window above is part of the Pseudomonadota bacterium genome. Proteins encoded here:
- a CDS encoding ABC transporter substrate-binding protein, which translates into the protein MQVSRSIVGQVVAIIIVFIMITLATGAGAVNMGPMEQIRETVDRILTIMRDESFSAPEKKEERRNVIMAEVEKRFDFREMSKRTLARNWKERTAAEQEEFQKLFSELLKNTYIGRVEAYSDEQVVYPKVLLDEKSGDRAVVYSNVVKNNQEIPINYKLYLNNGEWFVYDVDIEGVSLVRNYRTEFTRVISKEKYPGLIRRIKEKLEKNEEARQ
- a CDS encoding VacJ family lipoprotein → MNNSLLVLVRDHGLVKKLFFAAVLLGIVLIALPLCAQENQGGGDQVAREFAALDDDWLEDEPEQVYDPLEPVNRFFFTFNDKLYFWLLRPVARGYSFVVPEPARECVGNFFRNLKMPARFVNSLLQGKIAESGTEVTRFVINSTAGVVGLWDPARNWFDLKPSPEDMGQTLGKFGIGEGVYICWPFFGPSNVRDSIGMAGDYFLDPFSYLAFNDEEGFKVVTGAKSVNQINTTSLKLGDYESFKEATLDPYGALRDAYYAKRRSQINDKK
- the mlaD gene encoding outer membrane lipid asymmetry maintenance protein MlaD, encoding MKKISVEISVGLFMIAGFLCFVYLSVQLGEFSIFAREKSYTLSAEFDSISGLKTGAVLEIAGVNIGRIASIDLGENDRARVTMKIGEDVRITEDAIASVRTMGIIGDKYIRIIQGGSEDHLKDGDVISETESAIDLEELVSKYIFGDV